ACCTGTTTTTAATATCCTATTATCCTTCATTATACTTTCATAACACTTCCTCATTTGATCGTCTTGCTCTCCTCCTCTCTGCACCAGAGATACTATGGGCCGGACAGCAAATGGGGCCATATTGAACAGTGGATGGTATGACCTGTCATTATACCACACTGCCGCATGCAGTAGACCACCAAAGATAGAATTTGCATTAGAAAATTCACTCAGCACAGGTCCTTCAGAGAATGAAATGTGATTGGTTGATGTTGCATGTCTCTTATGCAGTCTGTGTCTGATCCTCATTTCACAGGCTTTACTAGAGCAGTGGGGGGCAGGAGGCCCATATGACATGTTAGGGCTTAGCAGAGGTGGTCATAACATAGAGCAGGATTATAGAGCGGTCGCGTGACCCACATCTTAAAGTACTCAACCCTCCCCTCCCACCCCTCCAGACACCCTGTCTGAGCCCTGTAATAAACCGTGATATGACAGACAGCGTAATCTCTCAGTGCATGCTTTGTGCAGTTTTTGCAGTTTTTGATAATCATGTGACCTTTTGACCTAAAACTTCCTGCTTTCTGTCCCCTTTTCCTGCTCTGCTTTTCAGGAGGACAGTGAGCGGTATTCCCGCCACTCTCGGAGACATACCTCGGTTTGTATCTGTCCCTCTGCTTTTCATCCTTCTATTTCattcactttttatttaatactatGCTTTTACTATCTAAAATCAAATATGCCCCCAGTCATTTAATCTCTTCTGTAActttcttttccatttttccctatttttttttttttgtgcagttttatAGTGTGCTGTTTAGACCTCAGATGTCCATCaaccaaaattttaaataacCTTACTCATCTTAATTATGTCAAAAAAGACCTAACTGTTGACGAAAACATGACGAAAACATACCTGTGGGAACTTTTTTTGCAAGGTgtgaaatattgcatttttacatCACATTCACTTTTGTTCCtatcgggtaggtttaggtgtagtgcAATTGGtgtgttattttaaaacataacatttagagTTATAGCGCCACTTAACTGACACTTCAAGTCAGAACTGCAGTGACACTTTACAAAACAACGTCACATAAAATGTACCATATTCACGTTTATCTATTCCAGGggaaagaaacaaacactcttttaGTGCCACTCAGGGGACATTTCACATTGAATATGTCTAGAAACATATGgcggtatgtttttttgttttgttgcaaaAAAGTTCCCACAAGTACGTTTTCATCTTGGGATCAGGTTGAAAAAGACTGTCGCTAAAGAggagaaaatatgaaaaataaattgcaATCTCATTTCCATATGGTTGTGAATAAGggctgtttgaatttttttttttttttgaatgattgcAGGAACATTAGTTCTACTAATCATGATGTAACTAGATGATACAAAGACTTACCTCCTTTTCAAACATACATCTGATTATCAACATCTCTTCATGTAGTCTGGAGCAGTGCTTAAATGTTTCCATTGTTTACAACAGAACAAGCTTATTTAAGCTAAACTAAtattaagttgttgttttttcaacaaATGAGAACATCACTAAAAGGAGATTTTAGTCAGATTTGTGTcactaaatttagatttttggtaggtgcaaacacacacacacacacacacacacacacacaatggaaaATACATGGAATGTTAcaatggaaatgtatttattttattttaaatacatggaATTTTACAatggaaaattttatttttttaactgataaaGCATGCATTGTTGAAAGGTATTCATCTTATTATATCATATTTCTAGAGGGTATTGGTTACATATTCATTAAAGCAGTAAGCTTAGAAATACCTAAAAGCATTTTTTACTCAAAGCACAAACTCAACCCCTTGTTTTCTTTGTCTTCCTGTCTCAGATATCAGATGATGAGGAGCGGATGTCTGTTGGCAGTCGGGGCAGTTTGAGGGTTAGTATACATGTGATGTcattagaatgataaaaaaagaacattgtaTCATTTATGCCAGTAAATAGCATTTACCACTCAAAATCAAAGTAAAGGGTGGTAGTTAAGTGGTTATTAATTTGAAGGTTCCAGGTTAAAATAATGGAAAGAAAAATTCCTGCGtttgttgtaattttttgtaatttaataaaaagagtGGTTTTCACTTCGTTTTAATCTTCTAACAAATAAATAGCAATACTTAAATGACTAACGTTTCTGGCATCAACCATGCACAGAAAATGATGGTGGTTATGTAGTAAAAGAGCTTGTGTGGGCTTGCTTTTTTTCTTGAATTtttcattacagtttttctcaattgattTTTGCACATTTCTCCAAACTCGTGTCACTGTTCTCAAAAAAGTTAACACAGAGATCTGAATACTTTATAATTTTCAAAAACAGACTGAACGTTTTCATTAATTTCATACAAATTACAAATGCAGATAATTTTCTCAAAACAATGTGCACATAACTAtgaaatgttttacaatatttaatactttaaaataaaaattaaaaatatcttacaCAAATCACAAAGTTTTATGTACCATTTGTCCAAAGGCAACAAACAAGTTCTGTAACACgcatttggcgtgtatgccccataatactaatcttgtcaaccgttataatagcatacgttttctgtaaagatacgaatcaaaacaactcacctgtcgagtaaaacacaagtgagatcGGCATCTCAAGTTGAAGTTGgtcgcgaagctacttctgcatttgtccacgacactgttgtcatgtgttttctacgtcagtaaaggcggtaacaaagggtatctaacgtcattgacaggcgactgcactgccccgtgtcactgtttagaatgggaattttctcataatttacaagtagttgaaaacatttgagatattgttagtaatcagctggacaaaatatataacactaacctagtgttttttggatattttactgcaaatatcttacaaatacCTTTAACACAAGAAATGCACATCATCTCTTccttctctttggatttgagactttagtctttgcaactttacacatcttctttatgcaccaagagatggtaacactccaaagagaaagcaaaatttgtaatagcatcatatgacccctttagggatgatttgagaaatgcaccaaagcgactgagaaaaactgtaataaatgcaTCGCTAGAAAAaaatgcagtgcttcattttgcagtAAAATCGAACTGTCTGGTTAAGATAATTGTGTGTTTGGTTGGCTGTGCTAATTGTTTTGAGAACAAGAACAATGCATTGGAGAAAAGTGTCAAATCGATTGAGAaaaactgtcatttatttttatgtacagtatgtaactTGTCAAGTGTGTGATCAAAGTGTTGCTTTTTAAATtccaatttgtttatttgaaacaaatgtaataaaattaaaagtataGATGATGGAATTGATATGATTAAGGAATCAAGATTCTGTGCAACTGCATTTTGCACAAAGAGCACTGTCACTGCTTCTTTCctctttcattctttcagacTTGCTGAATCACACTTGTGCGACAATCTGTcactctttcatttatttatttttttcttcatttctcaTTCTCACATTGTCCTTTTGTCCTCCTCTGCTTACCGCAGGGCAACCACACAGATCTCTGCAGCAGCACCAGCAGTCTGCCTTCAGCCAGACTACAAAATGGACGGGTCTGTCCCTCTCACAATCCCCAACAATTCATCTTTAATCCTTTCTTTAGTATTAGTTATCTTCTTCATTGTTTTATCTTATAACCCTTTCTTCCTTTTGACTGCTCCTCCTTCCCCAGTCATTTCATAGGAATTTATAAACACATTTCAGTAAACCACAACAGTAGGGTTCTGGACGTAAAAATCTTGTTCAAAAGATccatagacaattttttttttttgtgatgaaaaAATCCATATACTGTACAGAGTCATGGTATAAGCATCCTAAAGTGAGGTGAGGTGAGGTGAGGTGAGGTGAGGTCAGGTTAGGTCAGGTCAGGTCAGGTCAGGTaaggtaaagtaaaataaaatacacttgttTTAAATTCTTAAGTACTTCGTTACCCACAATAGCACTGTTAAATACAGTAATCAGTTACTGAAACTAGCACTTCATCTTAAGGTACAGCCACATTAGCAACATTTCAGTTACATGTTTCAGACAAAAAGCCATTAATTCTCAATTTCAGCTGTACAAATTTATGAAACAATGGTAAATGTGGCCTTTAGTAAGTAGAACTCACATTAGAATTAGTGAATCTCAAATCATAGCatgttaaaattatattcaatatttGGTGAAGTTTTGAATtgtatcttttaaattaatgtagCCCAATGCCTATAGGCAAAATGCaaatattacagtaaatatttaaaaatagacacggtaacactttctatgaagcccatatttataatacattataagggtattcttaaggcattataatgaatgcataacgCATTATAAAAAAAcccttataatatgttatatcatctcatgaatattaattagaacagttttaatatattataatatttacttatttgtggttatagcttttaagagtataataatttataacacaatgaacatgttacataaacttttacaatggattatacttctcatagttataatgaattatacagtaagtctcatatcttgccatgtttctgatgctactttacttaaagcggtcaaagtccacttataagtagtaataataatattaataacaacattttGTTCTCTCAAACAGCCaaaagatcagatatcagatcagtacaatcaaaataaaatataaccatataaaacatagttttttttttttttcagttggagtattaatcTCACATCAGTTATTTAACATTGACTCCACGGGACCCATTCAACATCTAACccctcacaagctgtagtaagatactgtgcagaccttaaataaacaatgtcaagatatgacaCAGTCCATTATATTGTAAATGAAgcagatttaatatggtgttcattttgtgttataaataatcacacTCTTAACCTTATAACCGGATATACAtgagtattatgatgtattataattgtggttatgattattcatgagttgatataacatattaagttttttctataatgcattatgcattcattataatgccttaagaatacacttataatgtattataaaaatgggcttcatagaaagtgttaccatagACACTAATTTGATTAAAACATTCTCAGTGTTTTATGGGGTGTTATGAGGATTGATCAGTATAAAGTTTGAAATTGTTCAGTCAAATATAACACTGTTGTGATTAATCTGGGAGCTGATTTATTTGGTTAGGGTTACATTtctgtaaaattttaaaataactattggaaatgaaaaaaaatatatatagaaaatactTCCATAACAAAGGCAGGTGCAAAAGTTAGCTGTCATTATTGTGGTCTCTAcaaacttgttttaaaatgttgtgcTTTGCCTGATTAGTATTTAGGAGAgagattatttatttcatttgaagAATGTGTAGTATTGAATGCAATGTTATGAGCATATATTTCTTCCCCCTCTCTCTGTTTGTTTTTAGCCCTCTGCGCTTTTTAATGACCCCCCTCGTTCAAGAAGTCACAGGGTTTGTTTCCAGTTGTCATCTGCATGCAAATTTACATTTAGATCATTTGGTTTCATTTTGGTGAATACATGGCACATATATGAATGAATGTACGTAAATATATAGTTCATcctaaaatggaaattctgttgtCACTGAAAACCATATGACcttctttttgtgtttgtgtgggacACAAAAGGAGAGATCTAGTAGAATGTTCAAGCTTTTCTTTTCTATACAATGAAAGCGAATGAACAGCACAGTCCCTTTCCCCATACATTCCCTTTAAACAAATAATTGCGCTTTACTACATTGAATGTGctcttgtagtgtacttcaaatatgaatagtaggcctatataaaaaagtaattacagATTACTTTCATGACTGCTTAACACTTTATGCACAATATGCACTTGGTAACATGAAAAttgacattcattttttttctataatttacACAATTCTTTAATCTTATTTTCATGCTTTAATGTGTTTAGTAACACATTTAAGGATGTGTAAAGTAcctgattataattttaactgtagtatGATATTCaatgttacatttaaagttaaaatattttaaatgtactaactGATTATAATTTATTACAGTGCAGTtaacaagaaaacattttcacaatAACCATTCTAGAAAAGAGCTGCTTGGACATTCTTCTTGGACATCTCTGTCACTAGCTTTCTGTTTGCGAAACCTTAGCAAAATcttaacagaattttaattttatgttagacTCTTATTTAGGGACATGTTGTCTGTGTTCAATCCCTAATGCAACCTGCATGCAGTTTAGTCACCTGATACACAGAACTTCTTTGGTTACACGTTGACAGGTCTCTGGCTTCCAAAGCCTCTTGCTCAGACATCTAACGCAGCAATCAATTCGCTGTTTAGTCATTTCATAAGTGCTCAGAGTACATCAGAGTGTGTTAAGGTTGATGGCTAATGTGTTAACATTCTGTAAACATGCAAAGAAGCTTTCTTTGCGCTCCTCTGTATGTAATGAGCATTTCCTGACCTTGATGTGTTTAAAGTACATCTCCCCTGATTGATAGCAGCCCTGTTAGATCTCATTTCATGGTGGTGAGCAATTTTGGATCAAACAAGCAGTCATTTAAGGGTCTTTATCATCTTTTGAAAGTGTTTGTTGTGTCTTTCGTGGCTATGTTTGAGAGATATCGAGTATGTGAGGTGAATGTAGTATGGTGAGGTGTTCTGTTCTGTCTGCAGGGGTCACTGCATGAAGAGAGTTCTTACTCTGCCACTAGGCGTTTCAGTGGCTCCAGCGCTAGAGGCGTAAGGCCCTAACTTGACCTATCTCTTTGACCGTGGCATGACCTGATACCCAATGCTACTGTGGGCTTGTTGAGCGTCTTGCATGGTTCTGTTTTCAGACCACAGGCTTGACTATGTTGTTTATGTCTTTGTTTATGTCTTGAAGTTTCTCTGAGTAAAGTTTGGGAGCTGTTTTTTTCCCCTAGTAATGAGAGTGGGACGGGTGGtgtttgtactgtatgtaaagCATGGCTAATCATCTTGGATTaaatttctttctgtcttttgtcTGGTCAAAGTATGGTTGTTCTCTAGTCCTACAGACCGACTCTCCTTCACACACAGAAACCCACTAACGTTATGTGTATGTCAATGTGTGTTTTGACCTACAGAATGGGCTTGGTTTTACACTACTGTTTAACAGTTTTTTGAAAGAAACTAATGCTGttttcagcaaggatggattaaattgatcaaaaatgaaaaatgaaaaaagtgtaattttacaatatttctgtttgtactgtattttttgatcaagcCTATGTGCATAATAAACTTTATTCCAAAATCATCAagaatcttactaaccccaaacttttgaatggtagtgtatatgagACTGTCCTTACACTtgtcagtttttatatattttccctTATTCTCTCTTCCTGCTAACATCTACTGTACTCCTCATCCCATTTTCTCTATGCCTGCATTCTGGTCAGCCTTCAGACTATAATGGCTTTCTGGGCTCCAGTTCCAGGGCCTCTTCTAGGGCTAGTTCAGCCCGTGCCAGTCCAGTGGTGAGCTTCTCTTTTCTATCACTGATCAAGTTTTAGCTCTGCAGTTTCAAGGTCACCTCTGCCATCCTTGTAGCATATAGAGATCCATGGCAGAAATTGACCTGCTCTCTTGCTCCTCTGCATATCCTCTTCCTCTCACTAAAATCTTCAGTATCATGTGGAGTTTGCATGAATCTTGTTTGTGCCATGCTCCCTCTAGTGGATAAAACATGGAAGATATCTCTAAATAGCCCAGTGTTGTTTTTGATCCTgagcattttatcatttaatttagaCATATAAGAAATCTAGATGTTTTTTCAAtgtagaatacattttttttcgcACAGGTGGAGGAAAGGTCAGATTTCCTGGAAAAGGTGAGTAGGATCACTTTTGGGTTGTTAAACAGATTCACAAACATCATGGTAGATAATACCACAACAGAGTGACCCACCAGACcaagtaaatattttaactacaccCCCAGGGGTCCAGGACAGCCTCCACCCTCTCTGCTGCAACTCTAGCATCCCTTGGTGGAGGTTTATCACGAAGAGGAAGCTGTGATACCTCGATTTCAGCGGACACTGAGGCCTCCATACGGGAAATGAAGGTCATTTTGAatttatcaaattttattttgtgttataatGACCATGTTCTGTatgtaatttcaacatttttgtttgtatCTGCTCTCAGGACTccctggtggaggtggaggagaaATACCGTAAGGCAATGGTGTCCAATGCTCAGCTGGACAATGAGAAGACAAACCTGATGTATCAGGTGGACACACTGAGAGACACTCTGATGGAGCTGGAGGAATTTCTGTGTGAGACACGCAGAGAGTGTGAGGAGAAAAGCAGAGTAAGGGCTGTCAAGTggtgaaattactttttttttttaaatcctctattataatttaccttttttcaatgcataattgttttatttttgttcaatacaAAATGTGAAGCGGATATAGTCACAGTCATGAcccagtacatatatatatatatatatatatatatatatatatatatatatatatatatattatttaaaataattatttataataatttataataaaaaattttttatcaaaacttTTGACAAAAATGGTGAGTCAAAATTCCATATGAAGTGCACAGGATAATTCTGACCCCTTTCATGAAGAATTAGAATAGTGGAATTATTTTTTTCGGAACTTATGACCAGGAAATGTATTATTAATGCTGCAGAGGCTCACATATAAGTTTTGACATGCAAGCATACTAAATAGATAAAAGACCCCAAAATTCACTAAATATTCAAAATTCAAATATTCTCTTATCAGGGCAGTTTGACATTTGTGTGTTCAAGTGTAAAGACTAATCATAACTCAACTTTGTGGCAGTGTTTTCTGTTATATTATGAAGAAATATAGTATTTCATAAACAGTTAGGGTGGTTTCAATACTGAATTGGTTAGCAGAGGAGGGCACACATATAATTAATGTGAGCATTAGTAgattgttaatataaaaaaaaaaaaaaataaaaaaaaacatagatgaTCTTTGTGAAGTCAGAGTATGCAGTGGTCCTTTAATTCTGAGAAATCATAGAATGACTACTGTTCAGATAACTGTGATAGTGACTACTAATAATCAGgaattcaaacaaaaacaaaaaaatcatcaattaaattttttatttacattttttaatgtatgtaaGGACTTCGAGCGAGAGCGTCATGCCCACAATGTCCTGAAGTTCCAGTTTGAGGAGATGAAGGAAACACTGAAACAGAGTGAAGAGTTGCTGACGGTGAGCATCAGCCGTAAATGATGGAATATTCGAAGATCTTCTGATTCTTTGTCTTCCCGAAATAGATGATTGGTGTGTTATTCTGTTGTCTTCTCTCACATTTTCTTCTTAATATTCTTTAACCTATCCCTGTTTCCCACTGCTTCCCCTCATGGCTGGGGCTCAGGAAGCTCAACAGTCTCGTGGAAAGCAGGCAGACTATATTAAAGAGATCGCTGACCTGCAAGAAACATTGgaatggaaagataaaaagatcCGGGTACAATAACCTTCCATGGCCATTTTCTCATTACTCATATCAAATTCTTTTGTATATTAACACTTAATAATCTTTTTTCCCCCTTAATACTTATTAACTTATTAACCTATTAATGCTTGATACTGTCACATGACCCTTTTAGTCTTTCCAAATCTTACATGTTTCCTTTACTCCTCTGTTCTTCCTTTCCTTGATTGTTCACTTTTGCGGATGGCTGCATTAAGGCCTTAGAGAGGCAGAAGGAATATTCAGACATTAACCATGATGAACGGGAAGCACTCAGGAATGAAGTATGTCGGCTTAGGGATGCTCTAAAGGTAGAGATATAGAAGGAATACTGGCAATCACAGCAAAGAAATAGCAGTCAttatattagcattattattttgaGTTTAAAGGACCATTATACAGTAATGGCATAAATGGGAGATTGACATCAGATTGCATtctttcacagaaacatggcattATGCAGGGATCTGAGGTGACGGCCAATGGGGAGTTAGCAGACCGGGCGATTGATGGGCATGCTGTTGCGGAAACAGCCTCCCGATTGAATCAAGACTCTCACACGCCCACTATAACTGGAGACAGCATGTTAGGTAAGAAAAATGCttaccagatctttttgaacacATAATTAAGCGTTTTAAACAAATCAGCTATTGTGGATGATTTGTATAGTATCCAGCTTAACTGTAgtcaaattatatgcatttttacaattatgcttttatggtattttgttgctgcagatttgaaatgttttatttaattatagaaaCCATTACAACTATGCTGCAAGAAAagcaaaaactaaatgaaaacatttagtgaaaatgtttaaataaatgagacaaaaattaaaagatttgtgttaaattaaataaagatcaaataactaaataaaaaaataactggaaaataataaaactaaataataaatacatttctccaaaaataagtaaaattaaatgTCCACAAATTAAATTTGGAATCAGTTTTCGatatattataaaacatgaaTCCAGCTGCATTAAACATGGAAATGCCACTAGATAGTATTAACAATAGACTGTGCTGAGAAGATATTAAACATCTTTCAATTATACCACTTAACATTAACTGaaacatataataaatatttctatgGTATCTCTGCTGGAATTCTCTCTTCATTGATCAGCCTTTAATTCAATCAAGATCAACTGCCAATTGCTtaacaaaatcaataaaattatTCTCTGTGTCTTTCTGTTTTAATGGAATCGTAATTGTGATTTACTCTTTGAATCCAATCAAGAGGTGTTTTCCATCTGGCATTTCATCTCAATCTTAGTAATGTTGCAAGGAGAGCTTCATAAGTCAGAGATTACTCAAAACTATGGTGAGACTGCACAGTTGCTGCAGGGAAatctttttggtgtttttttctatGTTAATCTATTAAATGAggaaatatttactgtatatacccccccccccccattttttttttaaaaaggttaaaaGAGAGAGGACTACAAGTTATGAGGCATAGAAACTGGACTCTTTGCTATCTGAAGTAATCTACTgttaaaaccaaacaaaacagggCAGAGGATGAAAGATACATAAATTCAAGTGCAGAGACTTCACCTAATGTGCTGCTATAATTATTTCAACCTTAAAATTGGATGATATCTGAAATTACAGTATATGAACCACAGAACGTTCAAGCAgagaaaaataactgaatataaatCAAATGCTGGCATTAAAACCTCTGAAGATCTGTGTTTGAGCCCACAGAGTCTAATGAAATTCTGGATTGCGTtagcagtgaccctctgatctggatacagactggaactGGTGGCTACTGTGAcatcggaataagagagaaacagacaaatattagcgtagatgccattcttctaatgatgttgcaagtacatcaggtgttattggaagtgttcctGTTTCCGGTTTTcctgcagcctaaaaatcctttaacagatttggatattagaagcgtattagtgtCTTATGTGTAAgctaggttaaagagatgggtctttaatctagatttaaactgcaagagtgtgtctgcctcctgaacaatgctATGATGACTCTGTTTATCGTGCTTTTATTGAATCGGTTTTATTCTTTTGTATAGCTGCTTGGTTTGGAAGCCTCTCCctgacaaataaaaacagacttgGTAGTCTGGTCAAAGTGGCGAGCAAGATTTCCAGGAGAAGTTTGGTTCAACTTGGGGAGTTATACATAAAACAGGTCCAGAAGAAAAGCTAGAGTCATAGCTCATTCACAGGATCATGCCCTTAGAACAGAGTTTGTGCTTTTGCCCTCTGAGTGGGGCTATCTGGTTCCTAGCTGCAGAACAAAGAGgatgcaaatatattttattccgtCAGCTGTGAGGCACCTTAATGGCACTtagcactttataataacttgcacaagttgcatttttgatcaagtgtcctgtattttatttatttatttatttgcacattaTGTACATTGGCCGTTATTGTGAATTCCTTCTCTGCTGGTTGGTCTTTGTTGGTGAATGTTGTTGTATGTTTATGTGGGGCATTTGCTGCAAATCCAATTTCCCCTTGTGGGACAATAAAAgtactttgactttgactttgagcgaggttattccagagtttaagtgctaaataggaaaaggatctgctgcctgcagttgattttgatattctagatattatcaaattgcctgagttttgggAACGCAGTGGACATAGAGGATTATtatagcattacaataatctaacattgaggtcataaaggcatggattaacatttctgcatttgacattgagagcataggccataatttagatatatttttgagatggagaaatgcagttttacaaatgctaaaaacttggctttctaaggaaagattgcaatcaaatagcacacctaggttcctaactgatgacgaagaattgacagagcagccatcaagtcttagacagcgttcTAGGTTATTATATGCAGACTTTTTGTGTCCTATAATTACACCTCTGtatttcagaatttagcagtaagaaattgttcgtcatccaggtttttatatcaactatgcattccgttagtttttcaaattggtattcTGCTCAATTTCAGtttgcttctgtactcagtctacGTAGAATAGCGAACTATC
This genomic stretch from Carassius gibelio isolate Cgi1373 ecotype wild population from Czech Republic chromosome B6, carGib1.2-hapl.c, whole genome shotgun sequence harbors:
- the lrrfip1b gene encoding leucine-rich repeat flightless-interacting protein 2 isoform X3, whose protein sequence is MATQVTGRKRIPNREKLSAEDDALSQIAREAEARLAAKRAARAEAREIRMKELERQQKEIYQAQKEDSERYSRHSRRHTSISDDEERMSVGSRGSLRGNHTDLCSSTSSLPSARLQNGRPSALFNDPPRSRSHRGSLHEESSYSATRRFSGSSARGPSDYNGFLGSSSRASSRASSARASPVVEERSDFLEKGSRTASTLSAATLASLGGGLSRRGSCDTSISADTEASIREMKDSLVEVEEKYRKAMVSNAQLDNEKTNLMYQVDTLRDTLMELEEFLCETRRECEEKSRDFERERHAHNVLKFQFEEMKETLKQSEELLTEAQQSRGKQADYIKEIADLQETLEWKDKKIRALERQKEYSDINHDEREALRNEVCRLRDALKKHGIMQGSEVTANGELADRAIDGHAVAETASRLNQDSHTPTITGDSMLEIRLRKLVEERESLLDQVRKYKAIAEQTQKNGTAETGSTDEDDLKNGLDPHILDLQRDANRQISDLKFKLVKSEQEVTALEQNIIRLEGQVSRYKTSAEAAEKVEDELKVEKRKLQRELRSSLDRIDELEASNSHLTKRLEKMKANRSALLAQQ
- the lrrfip1b gene encoding leucine-rich repeat flightless-interacting protein 2 isoform X4; the protein is MATQVTGRKRIPNREKLSAEDDALSQIAREAEARLAAKRAARAEAREIRMKELERQQKEEDSERYSRHSRRHTSISDDEERMSVGSRGSLRGNHTDLCSSTSSLPSARLQNGRPSALFNDPPRSRSHRGSLHEESSYSATRRFSGSSARGPSDYNGFLGSSSRASSRASSARASPVVEERSDFLEKGSRTASTLSAATLASLGGGLSRRGSCDTSISADTEASIREMKDSLVEVEEKYRKAMVSNAQLDNEKTNLMYQVDTLRDTLMELEEFLCETRRECEEKSRDFERERHAHNVLKFQFEEMKETLKQSEELLTEAQQSRGKQADYIKEIADLQETLEWKDKKIRALERQKEYSDINHDEREALRNEVCRLRDALKKHGIMQGSEVTANGELADRAIDGHAVAETASRLNQDSHTPTITGDSMLEIRLRKLVEERESLLDQVRKYKAIAEQTQKNGTAETGSTDEDDLKNGLDPHILDLQRDANRQISDLKFKLVKSEQEVTALEQNIIRLEGQVSRYKTSAEAAEKVEDELKVEKRKLQRELRSSLDRIDELEASNSHLTKRLEKMKANRSALLAQQ
- the lrrfip1b gene encoding leucine-rich repeat flightless-interacting protein 2 isoform X13, which encodes MATQVTGRKRIPNREKLSAEDDALSQIAREAEARLAAKRAARAEAREIRMKELERQQKEISDDEERMSVGSRGSLRGSLHEESSYSATRRFSGSSARGPSDYNGFLGSSSRASSRASSARASPVVEERSDFLEKGSRTASTLSAATLASLGGGLSRRGSCDTSISADTEASIREMKDSLVEVEEKYRKAMVSNAQLDNEKTNLMYQVDTLRDTLMELEEFLCETRRECEEKSRDFERERHAHNVLKFQFEEMKETLKQSEELLTEAQQSRGKQADYIKEIADLQETLEWKDKKIRALERQKEYSDINHDEREALRNEVCRLRDALKKHGIMQGSEVTANGELADRAIDGHAVAETASRLNQDSHTPTITGDSMLEIRLRKLVEERESLLDQVRKYKAIAEQTQKNGTAETGSTDEDDLKNGLDPHILDLQRDANRQISDLKFKLVKSEQEVTALEQNIIRLEGQVSRYKTSAEAAEKVEDELKVEKRKLQRELRSSLDRIDELEASNSHLTKRLEKMKANRSALLAQQ
- the lrrfip1b gene encoding leucine-rich repeat flightless-interacting protein 2 isoform X17, translating into MATQVTGRKRIPNREKLSAEDDALSQIAREAEARLAAKRAARAEAREIRMKELERQQKEISDDEERMSVGSRGSLRGSLHEESSYSATRRFSGSSARGVEERSDFLEKGSRTASTLSAATLASLGGGLSRRGSCDTSISADTEASIREMKDSLVEVEEKYRKAMVSNAQLDNEKTNLMYQVDTLRDTLMELEEFLCETRRECEEKSRDFERERHAHNVLKFQFEEMKETLKQSEELLTEAQQSRGKQADYIKEIADLQETLEWKDKKIRALERQKEYSDINHDEREALRNEVCRLRDALKKHGIMQGSEVTANGELADRAIDGHAVAETASRLNQDSHTPTITGDSMLEIRLRKLVEERESLLDQVRKYKAIAEQTQKNGTAETGSTDEDDLKNGLDPHILDLQRDANRQISDLKFKLVKSEQEVTALEQNIIRLEGQVSRYKTSAEAAEKVEDELKVEKRKLQRELRSSLDRIDELEASNSHLTKRLEKMKANRSALLAQQ